CACCTCACCCAAGTAGTAACCAGAGGTCATTTTCTCGAAAGCCTGCTGGCCAGGTCTTGGAGACTGCTCATCGATTAGAATGTCGTACTTGGTTCTTGGAAGAACCAAATGTTCATTGTCGAAAGAGCCGTACTCACAGTTGATGGCCATGGCAGACTCCGGTGGGATGTCTTCTGGCAAGCGGCCCTCCAACTTCTCAATGTCCTTGACAACATCGTAGTAAGCACCATTGACACCGGTGCCGAAAATCACACCCATCTTAGTCTCCGCGTCGGTGTACAAGGAGGCAACCAAGGTACCGGTGGTGTCGTTAATCAAAGCAACAACCTCAATTGGAACATTCACCTTCCTCAACGACTCCTGCAACATTGGGACCACGTCGTGGCCCTCAACGCCTGGGATGTCAAAGCCCTTGGTCCATCTCTGCAAGATACCCATGTTGATCTTGTCCTGGGATGCAGGGTAAGAGAAGGTAAAGCCCAAAGGTAGCGTCTGGTGAACGCCTTCTGGGAACTGCTCCTCCAAGAAGTCCTTTAGACTCTCGGCAATGAAGTCCCACAACTCGCTCGCATTCTGGGTGGTTCTCATGCGGTTAGGCAATCTGTACTTGGACTGCGTGGTGTCGAACTGGTGGTTGCCAAGCAACTTGACTAGAACAACTCTCAAGTTCGTTCCCCCCAAGTCAATGGCCAAGTAGTCACCGGTCTCGTTACCGGTAGGGTAGTCCATCACCCACCCGGGAATCATTGGGATGTTGCCCCCTTTCTTGGACAGACCCTTGTCCAACTCGGTGACAAAGTGCTTTGTAATTTCCTGTAGCTTCTCAGCCGAGACGGTGAAGATGCGCTCGAAACTGGCAATTTGCTCCACCAACGTCTTTGGCACGTCCGCCATGGACCCCTTTCTCGTAGGAGGCTTCTTTGGACCTAAGTGAACCATCTTTTACTTGACTAGTTTGTGAGTTACCGCGACTGTGATATGAGGCAATTGATGTCAGTTGAAAGTCAGCCTTACAAAAGAGATCTAGCTCTTTTTATATCTTTTCCTACTGGTGTCGAAACTTCCGTTGCTTCCCTACACGCCAAGTCTACAGGATACTTTACTTTTCTGTTTCGTCATGTTTCGGAAAAACGCTTCAAAAAGAAACGCATATACAGGAAGACGCAGCTGGCCATGTAAGCAGATTACGAGAGGACGATCTGTGTGGCGTGGTCTCGCGGCCAGTCGCCAGCTTCGAACAGTCGGGCCATGAAAAGCTAGCGCGGGGTAGCAAACTAATACTACTGTAAGGCATTATGCAAGGGCACGTTTACGCCGTACGTTAAACTCTTGTCTGATAGCCTCTTGATTATGCGGAGCATGATCCGTAACAGTCGGAAAAATGGAAAAAAAGAACCCGGGGCCCGGGAGGCCACAAAAAACCGGCGATACCAACTTAATATTCCGTTGAGCACAGAAAAATTCGTGCGAACAGTTGATGCGGGGGAAACGCGCACCCCGGAAAAATACGGTGAGTTCTGTGAGCTCGAGCCCCTTTGCCCAGAGACCTTCACAGGCTATTTCAGTCGTTGAATTGGCCCACCTGAAATTGATATGAGGGGTCGCGTGAGCAACGGTATTCCAGCGGCGCCACGTGTTCCATGGCTGAGTATTCCAACTGCTGGCTTGGTGCCTGAAGCAGCAAATGGAGCAAGTGTTGCCTACACTCGACATGATGGTTTTGTCTACGCCAGCTACCGTCCTGCCGTTTATGCGCGCCGCAAGCACTCCGGCGTGCTGTCCGACTGAACGAGCGCTACTGGTGGCATCTTGATGCTAATACAGGGGGAGGTGTGGTGTCTCGCAGCCAATTAGAGCGCTCAGGCTTCGGGAGAGCAAGGCGCTCCCTTCCGTAGCAGCACCTTGACTATATAAgtaatcacgtgatattAAATTGCCGTTGATCGTGATGCATTGAGGGACGAAGTTGAGAAAGACCGACATGCTATTACAAGTGGTTAAACAGGGCCTCCTATAGCTGAGCAAACGCTTCCCTCAGTCATCCACAGCCAGTGGCCCGCCTCTTGCCCGACGGTCAAGAAACTGAACTACGGTACTTTGAACTAGCATGACAGAGCACAACTACCAAACAAGGAGTAGAGGCAAGGTATACGCAGATACGGAAAATGGCTACCTCTCGGACGATTCGGTAGCAACCGCAGATGGGTCTGACTACATGGACCAGGATGAGGAGCCGGTGCGGGCGGAGCTGATTGCTGCAAAGCCCAAAGCTCGGAAGTCCGGATCGCGGAAGTCGAAGGCCAGCGATGGTGGCGCCGATACATTTAATAAGTTGGCAGCGAAGGACGAGAATTTCCTGAACCGGCTGAGTCTCGATGTGCCCCCAGACTTCATTCCAGATGCGGTCTCGGGCATGTTCCGGTCGAGTGACTTCAGCTACCTGAAGCTGAAGCCGGACCACGCATCGCGGCCTCTGTGGATAGCACCCAACGACGGGCGCATTATCCTGGAGAGCTTTTCGCCTCTGGCTGAACAGGCACAGGACTTTCTCGTTACGATTGCAGAGCCTGTCAGTAGGCCTTCGCATGTCCATGAGTACAAGATTACTGCGTACTCCCTTTATGCGGCGGTGTCCGTTGGGCTGGAGACGGATGACATTATTGCAGTGTTGGATCGGTTATCCAAGGTTCCTGTAGCATCTTCGATCGTCAACTTCATCAAGGGTGCTACAGTATCCTACGGTAAAGTGAAGCTGGTGATCAAACACAATAGGTACTTTGTAGAAACGTCGCAAGCCGATATTCTACAGATGCTGTTGAAGGATAAGGTCATTGGGCCTCTTCGCATTGACAGCACTGATGCCAAGCCAGCAGCCGCGTTAAATCCTGCAGCGGCTGGAAACggggcagcagcacccGTAGACCAAAATGATGTCGAAGCGGTTTTCAGTTCGATTGTCGGAGGTGACAACGACCtggaggaagaggatgaTGATATCGACGCAGTACATTCCTTTGAAATTGATCGTGAAAGTGTTGAATTGGTTAAGCGGAGGTGTCAAGAAATTGACTACCCCGTCCTGGAGGAGTATGACTTTAGAAATGACAACAGAAACCCTGATCTGGAAATCGATTTGAAGCCGTCGACTCAAATTCGACCTTATCAGGAAAAGTCATTGAGTAAAATGTTCGGTAATGG
This is a stretch of genomic DNA from Eremothecium gossypii ATCC 10895 chromosome VI, complete sequence. It encodes these proteins:
- a CDS encoding hexokinase (Syntenic homolog of Saccharomyces cerevisiae YGL253W (HXK2) and YFR053C (HXK1)), coding for MVHLGPKKPPTRKGSMADVPKTLVEQIASFERIFTVSAEKLQEITKHFVTELDKGLSKKGGNIPMIPGWVMDYPTGNETGDYLAIDLGGTNLRVVLVKLLGNHQFDTTQSKYRLPNRMRTTQNASELWDFIAESLKDFLEEQFPEGVHQTLPLGFTFSYPASQDKINMGILQRWTKGFDIPGVEGHDVVPMLQESLRKVNVPIEVVALINDTTGTLVASLYTDAETKMGVIFGTGVNGAYYDVVKDIEKLEGRLPEDIPPESAMAINCEYGSFDNEHLVLPRTKYDILIDEQSPRPGQQAFEKMTSGYYLGEVLRLALLDLHGQGLIFQGQDISKLETPYVMDTSFPARIEDDPFENLEETDDLFKDNLDIDTTRPERKLIRKLSEMIGNRAARLSVCGIAAICQKRGYETAHIAADGSVFNKYPGFQTRAAEGLRDIYGWEHSSSQDYPIKIVAAEDGSGAGAAVIAALTTKRLAAGKSVGLPEAQN